atgggcacaagttcacaaaggggcacatatgtgtaccaaatttcgttcgatttcatgcggtagtttttgctgtagagcggccacaaaaaactggtcacacacagacgtgacacacacacatacacacacacacatacacacacacacacatacacacacacacatacacacacacacatacacacacacagacagacagacattttccaaaaatagtcgaaatggactcggcacacctcaaaacgttcgaatccgtcaaaattcgaaattcgaaaatttgcactactttcttctatgtattagatatagaagaaagtaaaaaggaagaaaaacaaaaagactgtttaataaacaattgattttttttaaattgaacatataactaagatttcagtaatattgtaatgatgtatggatttaagttcactaaatatatttaaaaaacattaaattatgttgttaaatcattcaaaaaaaattaagaataaaactatgaaaccgtcaacaaattacgcaattaaattggaaagattgcacgtagacattttttagtcatcaaattaaaaaaaaagataacagataaattacaatactaaatcataaaagaaatatttttttcttatttaaaatttatgaatagaaaattttgcatttttcaaaaaactaaaacagtgacataaattttgctggaaaaaaattgccatgaaaagagcgaggttcttaaaacgcagctataaacaaaatcaatatttacacaaagttaataactgaatacatatgactacttgatctgatgtttgcatacataatattgaacaattagattgtttaatcttttatgaagctttgcaaacaagttcaaattaaattgttcaatttaacagtaattttctgaaatttaaaaaattgcataatagaaaatctttgaaacttacttttctataaaaaacgaaaataacttattcattgattttatataaatacataaaaatagttacttacaacagaaaaaaaaaatcgatcgctattaatgatacaaaaaagatggcgcattacgaaatggagggagggtcaccctctgattttgcagtaactcacacttcggccccaacctcggcctaatatTTATAGTActgaaccgctaaaaccaacacctcggaagagtttctgaatctatttcagcacttccgaagaaaaaattcaaaagtcccttcgatttccgaattgtgtcaccattcaaaacgtctttctttaatcaatgtcttaaattaatgctctaaattctttctaaataatagataaagtttgaaaaaaaaatctctaattttatgaatggtgttagttttaaacaactcaggagtataactagagtttaatttcagaaattgagggagtgggaggaggggcacacaagtgttctcggaaattcaaaatagtcgtaaaaaatcgagttcaaaataatcataaacattgagcaaaaaaacccttccgaaacttgcacctgagtttgtattgacttgcagtggcggtttttaaaatacagagtgttttaatatgaatagcggggttttgccatctcatatttgtttccatggtctccaattcggcaatatatcaccaaatgaccgtcagtctgagacgctatcttagttttgcattgaaataagtaattaatagccacaaaaaatgataaacaggcttttcagaacacccgatcgaaaacaaaaagggaagtgcacaactggaacgtacgcacaccccacaagcgaaaacttatccttctacagtttatcattttggagttatgacttatgacagatactacgtacatccagcagcaagaaacaacgcaataattaacttgtttggtacctgaatgcagtattaaaaactctttcaggggtgactcaaataaaaattcatactgaaatttagtaaacaattttatatgaaacaacctttactttgtattaaaaggtagaacatcaaaagtcttttttttttcaaaaacatcggccaattccatcggcttttcaaagtttttaaggccgatgggccgatgtttcttgcaatttagcatcggccgccgatgccgatgccgatggctaaattgttgaaccatcggcgccgatgcatcggccaggccgatgcatcggtcgagtcctagaaaGCACCCATCGTTCCATACTGCGAAATTGTGCGCCTTTGAAACCTTGAAaggaagaaatatttcaaattcaggaaatccgctaagaaacaaatttaaatatgcatAGCATATTTATTGGTCAAACACAAACATCTTTTTAGTTTAATAGCCATAAAAGGAAACAGTATTTTCAAAGTTCGTCATGTACATGATGTTCTCGTTCCTTTTTTCGAATCATGGAAGAAGATTTTCTTTCTACTTCTCTTATTTTGCCCCATATTTTCCAGCCATGCTCCTCCGCTTCTCCGGGATCATCCGAaatcaaaatattatcaaatatagTTCCAGATTCAACTTGCCAAACATCGATTCCTATTCCACAAATTTCTTCAAAGACGTAAAGGTCAGGATCGTCAAAATAATCAGGATTATCGATGAATGGACGTATCCATGGTCCTTTATAATTAGCATTTCGGATTTTTCTCGGTTTCCAAGGACCTTTGAAGGCTGGATTTTTAACTAAGGGTGGTTCCCAAGCTCCATCAATATCCTCATTCCAATCGTCAGGTTTTGTTGCTTTCTTGTCAAAAATATACTCGGGCTGATCCCAGTCATCAGGCTTCTGGTCACTTGgatcataaatttcaaaattctcaTCCCAGTCCTTAGGCTTTCGggctttgaaattttcaatttttttaggtGGCAAAAACTTCCAGTCATCTTCTAGTGTTCCCTCTGCCACATCCAGATTGTCAATTTTAACTGTATATCGCTTGTTAGGATAAATTATTAGCGTGTATAGATGACTGTATTTGTCATAAGGCCACCGAATATCCCATTCCATCGGTACAAGTTTTCCCCGATAATTAAAAATCACATGAATCTTATGCACATGTGGACTACAGAAATCTGGCCCAAACATGAGGAGATAAGATGTCTTTTGGTGTAATTGCCTGGGATTCAAGTTGCAATCATACACTTTAACATAAGCTCCACCACAAGTCAGATTTTGTTCGTGTTTCACAGAATACTGAAGCACAAAAGTTTTATCTTTATTCGTAAAAGGTTTGAATTTCGTAGATATCGCATAGAAACTACCATCTTTGGATGTTCTCAGACCTTTACCTATCTCCAATTGCTCATGGAGATTTCCACCAGATAAAATGAATGCTTCCCACTTTTTGCTTTCGTGTTCAGATGAAATCCATCTGTTCTTCCATTGATCATTATCTACGAATTcctcaacaaaatatattttactcgCAGTCATACAAACACACGAAatcaaaataagaattttcaaatatttcattaacaATATGGCTTGCATactggaaaatatttcaaattgcaaccATTTTATAAGTTTTAGAAGTACGAACAAATCCTTATATTCTTCAAATTAGTTTCACTGTTGCCATTTAAATTTGTgagaaatgtaataataataaaacagtttaaaaattatcGTTTTATTCGGGCAAAATAAGCAAGGCCAAAATATATTAGCTCGTTTAACTTCCGAAAATTTGGCGAAAGTAGAGAAGATTGCAAAGCCCTCCAGTTATCGAATTATTGAAATACTGCTATTATTCTTTAATGATTTGATACATATATTTGGcggataattttacattttaatgaggCTTTTAATGTTGTCCACATGATTGGAAGATTGTTTTAATGAAACTTCTCCTGTTTTTCaatgacttgtttttttttttccatttgacggagtatttttttttttttttaatagaacgTTTAGTCTTTTTACTGACTTGTTTTGTTTAATATtccattaaaaagacaaaataatgtacGATACAAGTAGTTACCAAGTAACTTTGGCCAAATATGGTGGCaataagtaaaaaggaaaataatcggCATggttgcagtttcaaaaaagtgaTATTCTTTTATGTTTCGACTTGTagctaaacatttcaaaaatatcttcCTAAAAGTTTAAGTGGTttcgagcaaaattctcaaagttatcaagtATTCAGTCTCCGTCCGCTCCTTCAAACTGTAGTTTAACTCCGACAGCTGCCGAAGAGTGCAGCAGTTTTGACAGCTGCAGagtccatgtcaagtgacctatgggtccccactcgaccatctccgattaggatgaaattttatagaggagtaga
This window of the Uloborus diversus isolate 005 chromosome 4, Udiv.v.3.1, whole genome shotgun sequence genome carries:
- the LOC129219905 gene encoding calreticulin-like; translated protein: MTASKIYFVEEFVDNDQWKNRWISSEHESKKWEAFILSGGNLHEQLEIGKGLRTSKDGSFYAISTKFKPFTNKDKTFVLQYSVKHEQNLTCGGAYVKVYDCNLNPRQLHQKTSYLLMFGPDFCSPHVHKIHVIFNYRGKLVPMEWDIRWPYDKYSHLYTLIIYPNKRYTVKIDNLDVAEGTLEDDWKFLPPKKIENFKARKPKDWDENFEIYDPSDQKPDDWDQPEYIFDKKATKPDDWNEDIDGAWEPPLVKNPAFKGPWKPRKIRNANYKGPWIRPFIDNPDYFDDPDLYVFEEICGIGIDVWQVESGTIFDNILISDDPGEAEEHGWKIWGKIREVERKSSSMIRKKEREHHVHDEL